One window of Diabrotica undecimpunctata isolate CICGRU chromosome 8, icDiaUnde3, whole genome shotgun sequence genomic DNA carries:
- the LOC140448412 gene encoding uncharacterized protein, with product MSKFNSSRTLRILSLCAQTSEDSNDMQNAINGTSLTAIGDQVQILTNVEIPREDLERDLPEPIPTYDATLMATKNEATEGMEEDILTSEIGIQQRYNGADNVVDGEQVDAENDFSNDDSMQDLPYLPEQIPTYDAALMETPIEATEDSDRESDSYSVSCARKRSANPEEWRRNKVKKLRNSGKSYKSNKGTIMHARQMKETCSQTCRLKCFENSVDIRTHIHRKFWDLGNINLQRDFISRHTNEVRPKYQNKTPGSNRKHNLQYKFRINDKDTRVCKTFFLNTLGVSDRYIYTTWKKTDDAGILEDDRRGKHVAHKKSDKVALEKIRQHIKMFPTIESHYLRAQTSRVFIDGSLTISEMYRLYKDKCISDGDICLKKHHYERIFNYEFNIGFFSPKKDQCSECEVYKNSNEEQRKSLQDNYDLHIKNKNQARESKKQDLELANDVNQYSVCDYDLQAVLQTPRGDVSMFYYKRRLNVYNFTLFDNVSKQGYCFMWNESVAKRGSNEIASCVYYYMTNHAISKNLIFFSDNCAGQNKNKFIASMYLYVVTNVSHIESITHKFLITGHTQNAGDNMHSLIERQKKRVLKSGPIYVPTEWATVVKCSKKSGSPYIVREMETKDFIDFKHVSFLLGNNYKIDQNKKNVKWTDIKILQCRKDSPHIIFFKYNYDDELWNSFNLKKSSRTTHNIREVLLKPAYKEQPKIQMAKKKDLVYLCHSSMIPEAYHSFYENILAQDDQEEDNNQQKVCLHFLQFFPCKSVVTLKFQY from the exons atgtcaaaatttaatagtTCCAGAACATTGAGGATTTTATCCCTGTGTGCGCAGACAAGTGAGGATAGCAACGACATGCAGA ATGCTATCAATGGTACTTCATTAACTGCTATCGGTGATCAAGTTCAAATTTTAACGAACGTTGAAATACCGAGAGAGGACTTAGAGAGAGATCTCCCAGAACCAATTCCAACTTATGACGCTACATTAATGGCAACAAAAAACGAAGCTACTGAAGGTATGGAAGAGGACATTTTGACCAGTGAAATAGGGATTCAACAGAGATACAATGGTGCTGACAACGTTGTAGACGGGGAACAGGTTGATGCAGAAAACGACTTTTCCAATGATGATTCTATGCAAGATCTCCCATATCTCCCAGAACAAATTCCAACCTATGACGCTGCATTAATGGAAACACCAATCGAAGCTACTGAAGATAGTGACCGTGAAAGTGACAGTTACAGTGTATCTTGTGCGAGAAAACGAAGTGCAAATCCTGAAGAATGGAGACGAAATAAGGTCAAGAAACTTCGCAACTCTGGTAAGTCCTACAAGTCAAATAAAGGTACAATCATGCACGCTCGACAGATGAAAGAAACTTGTTCTCAAACTTGTcgtttaaaatgttttgaaaattctgTGGATATAAGAACGCATATTCATCGAAAATTTTGGGACCTGGGTAACATAAATTTACAAAGAGACTTTATATCACGACACACCAATGAAGTTAGACCTAAGTATCAAAATAAAACACCTGGAAGCAATCGCAAACATAACTTGCAATATAAATTTAGGATTAATGACAAGGACACTCGAGTATGCAAGACGTTTTTTCTCAATACTTTGGGAGTGAGTGATCGATATATTTACACCACATGGAAGAAAACTGATGATGCTGGTATCCTCGAAGATGATCGAAGAGGGAAGCATGTGGCTCATAAAAAATCTGATAAAGTTGCCTTGGAAAAAATACGTCAGCACATAAAAATGTTCCCGACCATCGAAAGTCACTATTTAAGGGCTCAAACTAGTAGAGTTTTTATTGATGGTAGCTTAACCATATCCGAAATGTATAGACTATACAAAGATAAGTGTATTTCAGACGGCgatatttgtcttaagaaacatcaCTATGAACGAATATTTAATTATGAATTTAACATTGGATTCTTTTctcctaaaaaagatcaatgttcaGAGTGTGAAGTGTATAAAAACTCTAATGAAGAGCAGAGAAAATCATTGCAGGACAACTACGACttgcatattaaaaacaaaaatcaagcACGCGAATCAAAGAAACAAGATCTAGAATTAGCTAATGATGTAAATCAATATTCCGTTTGCGATTACGATCTTCAAGCTGTATTACAGACGCCACGCGGAGATGTATCAATGTTTTATTATAAGCGACGTTTAAATGTGTATAATTTCACATTATTTGATAACGTATCCAAACAAGGATACTGCTTTATGTGGAATGAGTCTGTAGCGAAACGAGGAAGTAATGAAATTGCAAGTTGTGTCTATTATTACATGACAAATCATGCAATaagcaaaaatttaattttttttagcgaCAACTGTGCCGggcagaacaaaaataaatttatcgcCTCTATGTATTTGTATGTTGTTACTAATGTGAGTCATATAGAATCGATTACCCACAAGTTTTTAATAACAGGTCACACACAAAACGCTGGTGACAACATGCACTCATTAATAGAGCGACAAAAGAAAAGAGTGCTGAAGAGCGGTCCAATTTATGTTCCTACTGAATGGGCAACTGTAGTGAAATGTAGCAAAAAAAGTGGTTCACCCTACATAGTTCGAGAAATGGAAACAAAggacttcattgattttaaacatgtttcctttctgttgggaaacaattataaaattgatcaaaataaaaaaaatgtgaagtgGACAGATATAAAAATTCTGCAATGTAGAAAAGATAGTCCGCACATAATTTTCTTTAAGTACAACTATGATGACGAACTATGGAATTcttttaatctaaaaaaatcatcgcggactacacataatatacgagaagtgctacttaaacctgcctacaaagaacagccaaaaattcaaatggccaaaaagaaagatttggtatacttatgccattcgagtatgataccagaagcttaccatagtttttatgaaaatattttggcCCAAGATGATCAAGAAGAGGACAACAACCAACAGAAAgtgtgtctacactttttacaattttttccgtgcaaaagtgttgtaactttaaaattccaatactaa